AACAATTGAGATaaaattttatcagtcctgTAAATTTTCCTCCCCAGGGAAAAATTACATCGTGTGACCTCCTTTATGCTCATCTCCATGGCTACCCAACATTGGAAACAGTAGTTGGACTCCACATAAAGGACCTGATTCCTTCTGTGCAGATCCCtcctctaggaaaaaaaatccccaaggtACAGTATGAGCACCAACTTCATTCTTCCATAGCCTTCCCATTTGGAGTGCatgctgttttccctccttGCATAACAGAAGAAAGCCTTTTAAGAGAGAAGCCCGATGCCCCTGGAAAAGGGCTGCCTTTTTGTGGAGCTGCTATCTGAAGAGCTCCTAACTAGGGATGAGACCATGCCCTGACCTCTTACTGGAATCTGTCCTGGTGAAAGACAGTTTTCTCCAATCCTAGCTTTGTAAGACACTGTGCTCTTTCTGTAAGCTCTTTAAGATTCCTTTGAATTCTTTAGCCCATTTCAATCATGTCTGTCTGAGGAGTGAAAGAATACCCAGGTCTTGCAAATGCCACGAAAGTGGGCACATAGGGAGTTGAAGGAAGCCTGCTTATGAATGCCTAATTTGTTGAAAAGCTGCTTCATAGACTGGTCTTCACCTCcaggatatttatttatttatttatttatttatttatttggattcCAAATCCTTAGAAAAACAGGTGTTGTTCATTTTGATATTCACAAGATcagttccttttattttcctgctccttctttcctgtgtaatttaaatgcaataaatgTGTGATTTTAAtgcaacaaacccaaaacatttgGTTAGTTGGAGGTTTTctctttgaggtttttttttttcagttgggtttttttgctttaatttagaAGCTCAGGATCCAGCGAGCTGCAGGCAGATCCAGAGAGGGCACCATGTTTCCTCTCAGTTTAAAGCTGGAAGTCAGCCACCTGGAGGAGAATCAAGCAGCAGTACAGAAAGATGAGGTTCCACAGACAGAAGGCTTCCTCCCAGGCTATCAGTACTCTGCTACAGTTGTGGTTTTCTCCACCATCAGTGGTCTTATCACTGTCCAGTCAGGTGGAATCATCTGTGGCATCATGGATAGTCTTGCTTTAATGCTCTTTGGCTATGAGAAGAAAGATCTTCTGGGAAAGGTAAGTTCATACCTCTCAGAAGACTGACACATGTGGCAGCATATCCACTGGAATTGTGAAGCTGTTTTACACTCCTTGCCATCACAAAAGCCCTGTGTTTCACATGTTCAGTGGGTGAGGTGTGGGATGACACGCAAATTGCTGTGCTGGAACTGCTGAGACCTGCGGTGCTGAGGAGGTGCTGTGGATTTCCAGTAGCCCAAAGCACAGTTCTGTGTTCTGCACTGCTCACCCAGAACACTTTTGCCTGGCTGTCCATGAGAATCAGATCCACAGACATGGATTGTCAGCATTTGCCCTGATCCTGTAAGAGTTGGCTTAGCTTTATAAGGTTTCATTCTTTGTTTTAGAACATTACATTCCTGATCCCTGGTTTCTATAACAACATGGAAAGAAGCAGTGGCTGTTCTGTGCCTTTACCTCCTCTGGGTGATTTCATGGGGACAGAAGGTGAGTGCCTGGTGTCAGTGCCTGCCATAAATCTGCCTCTGGCTGCTGGAACCAAGGGGAAACGAGCAGAGACAAGAGGTTCACCTGCAAACATGAGAACATTCTTCATAAAAGCACTGCCCCTCCATGCAGTTTTTAAATCAGGTTTCCACTATAACCTCAGGTAAAGAGAACTGTTCACCTAAGACTGAGCTTCTCTCTTTGTTGCCAAGAAGATAAAACTGAATATCCAATTTGGAAATTACAGTGAGAATAGAAAATGCTTTGTACTTAACAAGcactttctctccctcccctgctaGGACCctgtggtattttaaaatgtgtaaaatatgGCTTTTGTGGCAGTATTGCAGCAGAGCTGTAGCTACTTAGGATTAATATTTTAAGGGGAAAATATAATATTATGATTTGGCTTGTGCTGCTGGCTAATATTCAATGTTATGGTTGCTGTATTTCAATCAGAGGCATCACATATTCCTCTGATGCAATTTGCATCAGAATTTAtcaaaaatttccttctctgaacACAGCACCAATAAACAGAAGCAAAGAAGCCTCATGTTTCCATATCTGTCTTTTCCAGCTAGCTCTGCCCAACACAGAGAACACCAGCCAGTTAATGCTTTCACCTGTATCACATTTTAGACAGGTTTTGTCTCCTTTTCCcccctattttctttttctccttgcttaGATATGCACATCTGAATGGTGCTGAAGCCAGTGAACCCCACTGGAACAAAGAAGAGTTAGTGACAGTGTACAATTTCTTAGGTAATTCTTTGATGAAATGATTCCCTTCATCTAGGAGTAGTTCAGTTCTTCAGTGAGGAAGCATTGTTGGCACTCAGCCAATATTAATGAAAGGATTGTTCTAGATTCACATCTAGATTTGTTCACTCATTACCTTCTGCAACAATAATACTAGGTTTACTTCATCTTCCAAACTCaagtttttcttctgattcGTTGtcactgggaaagaaagaaCTTCATCTCCTTTCAAACATGTTTAGATGCTTTTTATCTTACAGCTTCAGTGAGTTACATAAATCCAGTCCAAACCTTTTCATTGTATGGGTTTAGAATGGGCTGTATATGTGTggtttgaatttgttttttggtttgtttttttttttaatgctgatgCTGTATgatcattttaatttcagtcttttttacATTATTGGCATTTTTTTAGGCCTCTGAACTTCAATTCAAGTAGCTCTGAACTTCAATTCAAGTAGCTAAGGCATGATACCAATATCTGCCCAAGAGCTTTGctagaaaagcaaattttggcAGCCCAAAAACATATAGATTCCTTCATGTGGTGATTTCTCAAAGTAGAGTGGAATGCTTGTATTTTGACTGCTTTGCCTCAGTCAAGCCTTTTATACTAAATTCTTTAGGAAAAAGACAGACCAAGGCAGTTCCAAGTTTATTTGTAATCACTGTAGCCTCTGAAGCCTAAACATAAAAGTTTAAAttggtgtggttttgtttcctaTTTGGTGCAGAGAGCAGCTTCTTGGCTCCATCTTTAGCACACCTTCTGTCAAGAGATGAAGAGCAGAAACTGGAGCAACAACACAAAGATGACAAATTAATACATGATgagaataaacaaacaaatgggaccagtttcttttctcctccctcaccTCCTGAAGCAGCATCCACCCCCACTAATAGGTAGGCATTTCACAGACTGTATTTTCACCTGGGAAAATGAAGAGTTGTGAGGGCAGTCACCAgcaaaagctgattttttcaCCTGTTTGATAAGGGAAGGTGTAGCAATGGCCTTCCATGCTTTGCTGTCTTTAGAATCTGAGTGCTGTTTGCAAGACAagctgagctgtccctgccttagatttttatttatatctgcACAACCTACCACTGTAAAGTTACAGAAACTCCAGCCTTAAAGGGGACCAAATATTTCATCCAGACTTAGGAAGGTAATTAGGCTCTATCTTAACTAATCATAAATAGTGGATGTTTATCTCCTTCCAGCTGGTGTTGCACTGAAATCAGGTTACCTGGGGGGGAATTCTGAGTGTTATTCCTTCTGCTGCTTGGCATAAGTGGTCAGGTCATCCATTAAAACAGGGTAATGCACTACTGAAGTCCAGCTAGTTTTTCTTGTACATTTCCAGGTCTTTTTCCTGTTACAAGGTTAGAAATTCTGTAGAAGTATGTATCTAATGCACATGGCTTAAGTCAAATTTTAGGCCTTCCACATTAACAATTCTAGGCTTCAGTTAGTATTGACTATCCATTTGAAGGTATAGACTATGACAGCAcagctcttgctgctttttaaagcagctgaTAGTGTCATTTGTTGTGCTCTGGTTGACATCTCTCGTATCATACTTGTAAGTAAGGATTCTAAGTGCTGTGCTTCATTGTTTTTCtatgctgcatttttattaatagaaatCTTTGCAAAATACCTTGTGCCATGGGCTTCAGTAACCCCTGATAGATGGAGACATCCATTTCCTGTTCCAGATGAGGGAACTTGTTTTCAGGACTGGAAGCATCCTGATGATATTCTAAGGCCTGAACAGCAGGCCTAAGCACCAAATTGCCTTGCAAGATGAATCTTGAGCATGATGCTATTAATACCATCGAGGTTCTTTAGATAAAAATAGATGATCAAAACATTTATATTAGTTGTTCTTAATGCCAAACCTGCTGTTGTAGAGACATTTGTATAACTTTCTGTAAGATATGTTAAGAAATTGTCCCAACAGATATCCCTAGAGGCTTGTTAGTAGAATATTTTACACAAaaccctcccagccctggccctgaCTGGTTGGGAAGTGGGCCATTAGTACCAGATGTTTTCTGCACAAAAAGGTGAACAAGTTATTTGGACTGTTTTATTTGTGTCTCTAAAGCTGGCCCCCTTTTTTTGGTGAACTTGGAGACCTCACCATCAagtaatgattttatttatttatttatttttattttccttatttttgctTGTTGCTGAAGCTGAGTGAGTAATAAGCTTATCTTTTTATCAGATGTATCCCTTTACTTCTATGTTGCCTCAATATTAATAGTAAAATAAGATCATTCTTTCCATTGGTGTCTGTGCTCACCCCATCAGCTGGCAAAACACCTTCCATGCTGTATTAGGTGCTTTTTTCTGCTGGTAAATGGTTTATGATCTATACTGAGAAATtaagctggagaaggaaattatCCATAGGGAAAAAGTGCCATTTGAGTGTACTTGCTGTTCTTTGGTAAATTTGCCAGGATTTTGGATGCCTGTGGGAACAGCtttctgccttttgcttttaaacttgaaataaaactaTTGGTCCAGGTTTTAAATAGTGACCATATTTAAATGGGCATTGTGCAGTAGGatggttttcttattttgtaaTCACGATGTCACTGATAACCTTGAGTATTTGTACTGAGGACAGCCTTGCTACAGATGGGCTCCCAGCCCACCAGAGAGCCTTATCCCAAAAGCTGCCTTGACACAATCAGAGCAGTGGCACAGTATAGAACAGTGGAAACTTCAGGATCAAATAATTCTCAAAAGATGTTCCCTGCAAGGCTCTCTCACATCACCTTACTCAGGACAGTGGGATTTAGGTCAGGACTGGGAGATTCCAGAGAGAAGCAGTCATAGTGCACTATCTCCTGCAGTAACTATTGCCAGGTTGCCTGTTTGTTCCAGACTAGAAGACCATGTGAACACATCATCCTGTGAGCCAGTGAAGCCTTCTGAAGTTACTTGTAATTCACCTGGAACACCAACAATGGATGAGCCGTGGCCTGGGACAGCACTGAACTGCAGACAAGACTTTAAAAGCCACGTGGTTCCAGGGCAGGTGTCAGAAACAAACTCGATGTGTGATGCAAAACATTCCAGCCTCGAGCACATTGTTGTTGGCAACTGTCTGCTAAACGATCCTTCGACCTTCTTTGCATGTGAAAGAAATAATCTCTGTGATGTTTGCTCAGGAAATGAAACAAGCTGCAGTGCTTCTGCATCAGGAACTGCCAGAACCTCTGAAGATGTGAAAAAATCTGAATGGAACTGTATTTGCTCTGGTCTTGAGGTACTGGGACTGAATACCAAGGGGAACTCAGCTGTCAAGGGGAACTCAGACAATTCTTTAGGTGTTACTGCAGTTCTTGAAGGAGGATGTTGCTCTGATGCAGCAGACTCCAATATGCCAGTTGAGACAAATGATGCTTTTTCCACTCATCAAGGAGAGCAGCTACTGAGTGGTGTTGCCACAGAAGCTAATTCTGGATGGTTAGTCACCAGAAGGCATTTACAAAACTCTGAGGAATCCTCCAAAGCATTTCCTGAGAAACCTGAATTCCTTGCAGAAACTGTGGGGGACAACTCCAACAGAAATCCCCTGAAAAGCAAAGGTAGGCCTGAAGAGCACTGCCAGTTCCTCAGGCAGCACAATACGGAGATCAAAGTAACATCAACCCCAGTGAAACAAGAAGGCAGGCTaaatccagcagctcctttcacCTGGGGGATTCTGGAAGGCAGCTACATGGGGAATTGCTGTCACAGAGATGGTTCACAATTCAGTAAGTGAAACCTTGTCTCCTTCCCCAACTCATATGAGGGTGCTCCTTTTCATCCACACTTTTGCAGAATGCAGACATTTCTGCTTAGAAGTTCACAGTTGGAGAGGAAGGAATAAACATCTAGAGggaaaaatggtatttaagTCTACCCAGAGGGTATTAGAAAGTGAGGTAGTGTAAAATACAAAGCTGGTAAGAAATTAATCCCCACTGAGAAGTCAGAAATACTCtcaaaacacaattaaaaagtGTGAACCTGAAAactttttctgaacagaaaatacaaactccactgtaaaactgtaaattgtattaaaattgtataatggaatttattttattcactcCTTCAGCTGCATTCAGTGGCTTGTTGAATATGTAATCTAGAATAATAGTGTGAAATGAATAAATCACAATTGGACACTGACAAGTCTCTGCTGGAGGTGGGAACTCTGGAGGTAGCTGATAGGTACCTCTAGAatagctgtgctgctgtcagccCCTCTGATGATTCTTTACTGAGCAGCTGTTCACCAAATTCAGGACTTTTTATCAAGAGCTCAGAATTTTCTCCTAAAACCTCCTCGTTCTTGTTCAACACCGCAGCTCCATTCTaccattttaatttcctcacCTCTCTCTACAGGCATACTCTTCGAGGTGAAATGTGCAGAACTGCAGGATCCCACTGTACTTTGCTGTGTCTGGGTGGTGAAAGAGCTTTCACAGAGCCAAAAGGAAGCTGTAGCAAAGACTCAGCATTTGTTTGCCAGCCTAGCAAACTCTCCCCAGTCTGTGGCTGATCTTTCTACTAAAAGTCTTGGAGAAGTAAGAAATCCTACTTTTGAATATTGAGCATTTCTCTCCTTGTTTGACTGGAAAGCTGAAGCTAAAGTCAAGaagtttttcaaattaatgaCATGAATTGGTGGAGAGGATgttgctgtttcttcttttccccactttttaatatattagGACAAAATCTCAGTTGCTATTTTGTAACTCTTCTGGTGTGAGGCTTCCTTTAGTTGCCTTTCCAGCCTGAAAAATGCAGTTCCAAACTTCAGGATACTCAAATAGTGCAGTTCTCACTCCCAGAACCAAAGATTACTCCTTTCATCTATTCTTGCATGtctgttttcagaatt
The Parus major isolate Abel chromosome 9, Parus_major1.1, whole genome shotgun sequence DNA segment above includes these coding regions:
- the PASK gene encoding PAS domain-containing serine/threonine-protein kinase isoform X6, whose amino-acid sequence is MAAESYSHSEGALLSSSAGLVLTHLNDSDTISRSLPCGNKSRRSRLSGLCQLGASLPGEKWSSYCLSSLTARNICTSKTDNSWARWDSASLSASIGSSASCSFLHTSAVEESSQHLPAAARNPNQAIFTVDASTTEILVANDRACKLLGCSSQELIGQKLSHLISKSDQEAWEAVGEEYLETSECSTVVSGTVVEVVGRLNEKIPVSVWLRQIRSKDTQHCVVVLEPVERLSACVSFTVDGKITSCDLLYAHLHGYPTLETVVGLHIKDLIPSVQIPPLGKKIPKKLRIQRAAGRSREGTMFPLSLKLEVSHLEENQAAVQKDEVPQTEGFLPGYQYSATVVVFSTISGLITVQSGGIICGIMDSLALMLFGYEKKDLLGKNITFLIPGFYNNMERSSGCSVPLPPLGDFMGTEESSFLAPSLAHLLSRDEEQKLEQQHKDDKLIHDENKQTNGTSFFSPPSPPEAASTPTNRLPVCSRLEDHVNTSSCEPVKPSEVTCNSPGTPTMDEPWPGTALNCRQDFKSHVVPGQVSETNSMCDAKHSSLEHIVVGNCLLNDPSTFFACERNNLCDVCSGNETSCSASASGTARTSEDVKKSEWNCICSGLEVLGLNTKGNSAVKGNSDNSLGVTAVLEGGCCSDAADSNMPVETNDAFSTHQGEQLLSGVATEANSGWLVTRRHLQNSEESSKAFPEKPEFLAETVGDNSNRNPLKSKGRPEEHCQFLRQHNTEIKVTSTPVKQEGRLNPAAPFTWGILEGSYMGNCCHRDGSQFSILFEVKCAELQDPTVLCCVWVVKELSQSQKEAVAKTQHLFASLANSPQSVADLSTKSLGEAIRSTSLFDSSRRAEDLEGLRACEGEYAKNYSTLNLIGKGSFGFVWSARSKKDHQELVSAVGYLHCRNILHRDIKDENIVIAEDFTIKLVDFGSAAYLEPGKLFYTFCGTIEYCSPEVLSGKPYHGPELEMWSLGITLYTLVLGENPFCELEEALAAVLSPPRPVSEGLMDLLAGLLHPAPEQRMTLATLAQDPWLRQPVNLADYTWEEVFASAEPAQTSG
- the PASK gene encoding PAS domain-containing serine/threonine-protein kinase isoform X2 is translated as MAAESYSHSEGALLSSSAGLVLTHLNDSDTISRSLPCGNKSRRSRLSGLCQLGASLPGEKWSSYCLSSLTARNICTSKTDNSWARWDSASLSASIGSSASCSFLHTSAVEESSQHLPAAARNPNQAIFTVDASTTEILVANDRACKLLGCSSQELIGQKLSHLISKSDQEAWEAVGEEYLETSECSTVVSGTVVEVVGRLNEKIPVSVWLRQIRSKDTQHCVVVLEPVERLSACVSFTVDGKITSCDLLYAHLHGYPTLETVVGLHIKDLIPSVQIPPLGKKIPKKLRIQRAAGRSREGTMFPLSLKLEVSHLEENQAAVQKDEVPQTEGFLPGYQYSATVVVFSTISGLITVQSGGIICGIMDSLALMLFGYEKKDLLGKNITFLIPGFYNNMERSSGCSVPLPPLGDFMGTEESSFLAPSLAHLLSRDEEQKLEQQHKDDKLIHDENKQTNGTSFFSPPSPPEAASTPTNRLEDHVNTSSCEPVKPSEVTCNSPGTPTMDEPWPGTALNCRQDFKSHVVPGQVSETNSMCDAKHSSLEHIVVGNCLLNDPSTFFACERNNLCDVCSGNETSCSASASGTARTSEDVKKSEWNCICSGLEVLGLNTKGNSAVKGNSDNSLGVTAVLEGGCCSDAADSNMPVETNDAFSTHQGEQLLSGVATEANSGWLVTRRHLQNSEESSKAFPEKPEFLAETVGDNSNRNPLKSKGRPEEHCQFLRQHNTEIKVTSTPVKQEGRLNPAAPFTWGILEGSYMGNCCHRDGSQFSILFEVKCAELQDPTVLCCVWVVKELSQSQKEAVAKTQHLFASLANSPQSVADLSTKSLGEAIRSTSLFDSSRRAEDLEGLRACEGEYAKNYSTLNLIGKGSFGFVWSARSKKDHQEVVVKFIWKERVLEDCWVDDPDLGRVTQEIAILQKLQHPSIIKVLDVFENECFFQLVMEKHGSGLDLFAFIDNQPNLDEPLASYIFRQLVSAVGYLHCRNILHRDIKDENIVIAEDFTIKLVDFGSAAYLEPGKLFYTFCGTIEYCSPEVLSGKPYHGPELEMWSLGITLYTLVLGENPFCELEEALAAVLSPPRPVSEGLMDLLAGLLHPAPEQRMTLATLAQDPWLRQPVNLADYTWEEVFASAEPAQTSG
- the PASK gene encoding PAS domain-containing serine/threonine-protein kinase isoform X7 codes for the protein MAAESYSHSEGALLSSSAGLVLTHLNDSDTISRSLPCGNKSRRSRLSGLCQLGASLPGEKWSSYCLSSLTARNICTSKTDNSWARWDSASLSASIGSSASCSFLHTSAVEESSQHLPAAARNPNQAIFTVDASTTEILVANDRACKLLGCSSQELIGQKLSHLISKSDQEAWEAVGEEYLETSECSTVVSGTVVEVVGRLNEKIPVSVWLRQIRSKDTQHCVVVLEPVERLSACVSFTVDGKITSCDLLYAHLHGYPTLETVVGLHIKDLIPSVQIPPLGKKIPKKLRIQRAAGRSREGTMFPLSLKLEVSHLEENQAAVQKDEVPQTEGFLPGYQYSATVVVFSTISGLITVQSGGIICGIMDSLALMLFGYEKKDLLGKNITFLIPGFYNNMERSSGCSVPLPPLGDFMGTEESSFLAPSLAHLLSRDEEQKLEQQHKDDKLIHDENKQTNGTSFFSPPSPPEAASTPTNRLPVCSRLEDHVNTSSCEPVKPSEVTCNSPGTPTMDEPWPGTALNCRQDFKSHVVPGQVSETNSMCDAKHSSLEHIVVGNCLLNDPSTFFACERNNLCDVCSGNETSCSASASGTARTSEDVKKSEWNCICSGLEVLGLNTKGNSAVKGNSDNSLGVTAVLEGGCCSDAADSNMPVETNDAFSTHQGEQLLSGVATEANSGWLVTRRHLQNSEESSKAFPEKPEFLAETVGDNSNRNPLKSKGRPEEHCQFLRQHNTEIKVTSTPVKQEGRLNPAAPFTWGILEGSYMGNCCHRDGSQFSILFEVKCAELQDPTVLCCVWVVKELSQSQKEAVAKTQHLFASLANSPQSVADLSTKSLGEAIRSTSLFDSSRRAEDLEGLRACEGEYAKNYSTLNLIGKGSFGFVWSARSKKDHQEVVVKFIWKERVLEDCWVDDPDLGRVTQEIAILQKLQHPSIIKVLDVFENECFFQLVMEKHGSGLDLFAFIDNQPNLDEPLASYIFRQLVSAVGYLHCRNILHRDIKDENIVIAEDFTIKLVDFGSAAYLEPGKLFYTFCGTIEYCSPEVLSGKPAL
- the PASK gene encoding PAS domain-containing serine/threonine-protein kinase isoform X3; the protein is MAAESYSHSEGALLSSSAGLVLTHLNDSDTISRSLPCGNKSRRSRLSGLCQLGASLPARNICTSKTDNSWARWDSASLSASIGSSASCSFLHTSAVEESSQHLPAAARNPNQAIFTVDASTTEILVANDRACKLLGCSSQELIGQKLSHLISKSDQEAWEAVGEEYLETSECSTVVSGTVVEVVGRLNEKIPVSVWLRQIRSKDTQHCVVVLEPVERLSACVSFTVDGKITSCDLLYAHLHGYPTLETVVGLHIKDLIPSVQIPPLGKKIPKKLRIQRAAGRSREGTMFPLSLKLEVSHLEENQAAVQKDEVPQTEGFLPGYQYSATVVVFSTISGLITVQSGGIICGIMDSLALMLFGYEKKDLLGKNITFLIPGFYNNMERSSGCSVPLPPLGDFMGTEESSFLAPSLAHLLSRDEEQKLEQQHKDDKLIHDENKQTNGTSFFSPPSPPEAASTPTNRLPVCSRLEDHVNTSSCEPVKPSEVTCNSPGTPTMDEPWPGTALNCRQDFKSHVVPGQVSETNSMCDAKHSSLEHIVVGNCLLNDPSTFFACERNNLCDVCSGNETSCSASASGTARTSEDVKKSEWNCICSGLEVLGLNTKGNSAVKGNSDNSLGVTAVLEGGCCSDAADSNMPVETNDAFSTHQGEQLLSGVATEANSGWLVTRRHLQNSEESSKAFPEKPEFLAETVGDNSNRNPLKSKGRPEEHCQFLRQHNTEIKVTSTPVKQEGRLNPAAPFTWGILEGSYMGNCCHRDGSQFSILFEVKCAELQDPTVLCCVWVVKELSQSQKEAVAKTQHLFASLANSPQSVADLSTKSLGEAIRSTSLFDSSRRAEDLEGLRACEGEYAKNYSTLNLIGKGSFGFVWSARSKKDHQEVVVKFIWKERVLEDCWVDDPDLGRVTQEIAILQKLQHPSIIKVLDVFENECFFQLVMEKHGSGLDLFAFIDNQPNLDEPLASYIFRQLVSAVGYLHCRNILHRDIKDENIVIAEDFTIKLVDFGSAAYLEPGKLFYTFCGTIEYCSPEVLSGKPYHGPELEMWSLGITLYTLVLGENPFCELEEALAAVLSPPRPVSEGLMDLLAGLLHPAPEQRMTLATLAQDPWLRQPVNLADYTWEEVFASAEPAQTSG
- the PASK gene encoding PAS domain-containing serine/threonine-protein kinase isoform X1, which codes for MAAESYSHSEGALLSSSAGLVLTHLNDSDTISRSLPCGNKSRRSRLSGLCQLGASLPGEKWSSYCLSSLTARNICTSKTDNSWARWDSASLSASIGSSASCSFLHTSAVEESSQHLPAAARNPNQAIFTVDASTTEILVANDRACKLLGCSSQELIGQKLSHLISKSDQEAWEAVGEEYLETSECSTVVSGTVVEVVGRLNEKIPVSVWLRQIRSKDTQHCVVVLEPVERLSACVSFTVDGKITSCDLLYAHLHGYPTLETVVGLHIKDLIPSVQIPPLGKKIPKKLRIQRAAGRSREGTMFPLSLKLEVSHLEENQAAVQKDEVPQTEGFLPGYQYSATVVVFSTISGLITVQSGGIICGIMDSLALMLFGYEKKDLLGKNITFLIPGFYNNMERSSGCSVPLPPLGDFMGTEESSFLAPSLAHLLSRDEEQKLEQQHKDDKLIHDENKQTNGTSFFSPPSPPEAASTPTNRLPVCSRLEDHVNTSSCEPVKPSEVTCNSPGTPTMDEPWPGTALNCRQDFKSHVVPGQVSETNSMCDAKHSSLEHIVVGNCLLNDPSTFFACERNNLCDVCSGNETSCSASASGTARTSEDVKKSEWNCICSGLEVLGLNTKGNSAVKGNSDNSLGVTAVLEGGCCSDAADSNMPVETNDAFSTHQGEQLLSGVATEANSGWLVTRRHLQNSEESSKAFPEKPEFLAETVGDNSNRNPLKSKGRPEEHCQFLRQHNTEIKVTSTPVKQEGRLNPAAPFTWGILEGSYMGNCCHRDGSQFSILFEVKCAELQDPTVLCCVWVVKELSQSQKEAVAKTQHLFASLANSPQSVADLSTKSLGEAIRSTSLFDSSRRAEDLEGLRACEGEYAKNYSTLNLIGKGSFGFVWSARSKKDHQEVVVKFIWKERVLEDCWVDDPDLGRVTQEIAILQKLQHPSIIKVLDVFENECFFQLVMEKHGSGLDLFAFIDNQPNLDEPLASYIFRQLVSAVGYLHCRNILHRDIKDENIVIAEDFTIKLVDFGSAAYLEPGKLFYTFCGTIEYCSPEVLSGKPYHGPELEMWSLGITLYTLVLGENPFCELEEALAAVLSPPRPVSEGLMDLLAGLLHPAPEQRMTLATLAQDPWLRQPVNLADYTWEEVFASAEPAQTSG
- the PASK gene encoding PAS domain-containing serine/threonine-protein kinase isoform X5, producing the protein MAAESYSHSEGALLSSSAGLVLTHLNDSDTISRSLPCGNKSRRSRLSGLCQLGASLPGEKWSSYCLSSLTARNICTSKTDNSWARWDSASLSASIGSSASCSFLHTSAVEESSQHLPAAARNPNQAIFTVDASTTEVEVVGRLNEKIPVSVWLRQIRSKDTQHCVVVLEPVERLSACVSFTVDGKITSCDLLYAHLHGYPTLETVVGLHIKDLIPSVQIPPLGKKIPKKLRIQRAAGRSREGTMFPLSLKLEVSHLEENQAAVQKDEVPQTEGFLPGYQYSATVVVFSTISGLITVQSGGIICGIMDSLALMLFGYEKKDLLGKNITFLIPGFYNNMERSSGCSVPLPPLGDFMGTEESSFLAPSLAHLLSRDEEQKLEQQHKDDKLIHDENKQTNGTSFFSPPSPPEAASTPTNRLPVCSRLEDHVNTSSCEPVKPSEVTCNSPGTPTMDEPWPGTALNCRQDFKSHVVPGQVSETNSMCDAKHSSLEHIVVGNCLLNDPSTFFACERNNLCDVCSGNETSCSASASGTARTSEDVKKSEWNCICSGLEVLGLNTKGNSAVKGNSDNSLGVTAVLEGGCCSDAADSNMPVETNDAFSTHQGEQLLSGVATEANSGWLVTRRHLQNSEESSKAFPEKPEFLAETVGDNSNRNPLKSKGRPEEHCQFLRQHNTEIKVTSTPVKQEGRLNPAAPFTWGILEGSYMGNCCHRDGSQFSILFEVKCAELQDPTVLCCVWVVKELSQSQKEAVAKTQHLFASLANSPQSVADLSTKSLGEAIRSTSLFDSSRRAEDLEGLRACEGEYAKNYSTLNLIGKGSFGFVWSARSKKDHQEVVVKFIWKERVLEDCWVDDPDLGRVTQEIAILQKLQHPSIIKVLDVFENECFFQLVMEKHGSGLDLFAFIDNQPNLDEPLASYIFRQLVSAVGYLHCRNILHRDIKDENIVIAEDFTIKLVDFGSAAYLEPGKLFYTFCGTIEYCSPEVLSGKPYHGPELEMWSLGITLYTLVLGENPFCELEEALAAVLSPPRPVSEGLMDLLAGLLHPAPEQRMTLATLAQDPWLRQPVNLADYTWEEVFASAEPAQTSG